The Brevibacillus brevis genome contains a region encoding:
- a CDS encoding YfcC family protein: MSQPNVDWQPKKQKKLWEVNVFALLFAVIAIAVILTYILPAGEYGRVEVNGRSVIDPGSFQWIESSPVKPLGLVNSVHTGLVEASGIIFFVLIIGGTFGILTATGAIEALIVTLSRLLRNQEKWLIPIMMLFFAAGGSLMGMAEETLPYIAIMIPLAIALGFDAMTGAAIVLVGASVGFTSALMNPFTVGVAQGIAELPTFSGMGYRIAVFVVMYFVSTAFVLRYASKVKKDRSLGFFGLFEGKNTAELLREDLKLTARHKGILACFVLNFVVLVFGVIQYGWYLTELSGIFLLLGIIIAIVGRLGINEMVDNFMKGAAGLIAGALVIGVARAVVVVLNDGHILDTILYYSAGLLNQLPGALTAFGMIVLQTVISFIVPSGSGMAALTMPIMAPLAELVGVTRQTAVLAYQFGDGISNIFIPTSGYFMAGLALAGIPWLRWMKWIMPLILMQYVIATVAVVVAHLIGYGPY; the protein is encoded by the coding sequence ATGAGTCAGCCTAATGTAGATTGGCAGCCGAAAAAACAGAAGAAGCTGTGGGAAGTCAATGTGTTTGCGTTACTTTTTGCCGTGATTGCGATCGCAGTCATCCTGACGTATATTTTGCCTGCCGGAGAATACGGACGGGTCGAGGTAAACGGTAGAAGCGTCATTGATCCGGGGTCGTTTCAGTGGATCGAATCCTCTCCAGTCAAGCCGCTCGGGCTGGTCAACAGCGTGCATACCGGTTTGGTGGAAGCCTCAGGCATTATCTTTTTTGTATTGATAATTGGCGGAACATTCGGTATTTTAACGGCGACTGGCGCGATTGAAGCGCTCATAGTCACACTATCCCGTCTACTCAGGAATCAAGAGAAGTGGCTGATTCCCATCATGATGCTGTTTTTTGCGGCAGGAGGCTCGCTCATGGGCATGGCTGAAGAAACATTGCCCTACATCGCAATCATGATTCCGCTGGCGATTGCCCTTGGTTTTGATGCAATGACTGGCGCTGCCATTGTGCTGGTAGGAGCGTCGGTCGGATTTACATCTGCACTAATGAATCCGTTTACAGTGGGGGTTGCCCAAGGCATCGCCGAGCTTCCCACTTTTTCGGGAATGGGTTATCGAATTGCTGTTTTTGTCGTGATGTACTTCGTATCGACTGCATTCGTCCTGCGGTATGCGTCGAAAGTCAAAAAAGACCGTTCGCTGGGCTTCTTCGGATTGTTCGAAGGGAAAAACACGGCTGAGCTTTTGCGTGAAGATTTGAAGTTGACGGCGAGGCATAAAGGAATTTTGGCTTGCTTTGTTCTCAACTTTGTCGTGTTGGTCTTTGGTGTCATTCAATATGGCTGGTATCTAACCGAGCTATCCGGAATCTTTCTGCTGCTGGGAATCATCATCGCAATCGTGGGAAGACTCGGCATCAACGAAATGGTAGACAACTTCATGAAAGGTGCTGCTGGCCTGATAGCCGGGGCCTTGGTCATTGGAGTTGCACGGGCGGTTGTTGTAGTGCTTAATGACGGCCATATTCTCGATACGATTCTTTACTATTCGGCTGGCCTCTTGAATCAATTGCCTGGTGCTCTTACAGCGTTTGGCATGATCGTCCTCCAAACCGTGATCAGCTTTATTGTTCCGTCCGGAAGTGGAATGGCTGCATTGACCATGCCAATCATGGCGCCTTTGGCAGAATTAGTTGGCGTCACGCGTCAAACCGCGGTTCTTGCCTATCAGTTCGGGGATGGCATATCCAATATCTTCATTCCGACCTCCGGCTATTTCATGGCTGGTTTGGCTTTGGCTGGCATCCCGTGGTTGCGCTGGATGAAATGGATTATGCCGCTGATTCTGATGCAGTACGTGATTGCGACAGTCGCAGTCGTCGTCGCGCATCTGATTGGTTATGGACCATATTGA
- a CDS encoding aminotransferase, translated as MRIAPFKVEEWMNAYEMEAVYNIAETCVDSLTVEELIRLSDEPEDFFREMAQKKLTYGHIEGSPEFRSLVASMYQTMQPENILAMNGAIGANFLTLFSLVAPGDEVIAVHPTYQQIYSVPESFGARVKLLKLLPENDFLPDLDELRSLVTDKTKLICINNPNNPSGALMGEGLLREIVEIARSVDAYLLCDEVYRNLHQDPEVVVPSIVDLYEKGIATSSMSKVFSLAGLRLGWIAAPQDVIKSCFQHRDYTTISCGMLDDMLAVHALKNRDKIMERNLKIVRDNLEILDEWVAKEPLVSYVKPQAGTTAMLKYELDIPSEAFCIDLFKTTGAFLTPGSCFDMEGWVRIGYACSTDVLQAGLAKVSEFLESRK; from the coding sequence GTGAGAATTGCACCTTTTAAAGTAGAGGAATGGATGAATGCCTACGAGATGGAGGCTGTTTACAATATTGCCGAAACATGCGTCGATTCGCTGACGGTAGAAGAGTTGATCCGCCTTTCCGATGAGCCGGAAGACTTTTTCCGCGAGATGGCCCAAAAGAAGCTGACGTACGGTCATATCGAGGGTTCGCCGGAATTCCGCAGCCTTGTCGCGAGTATGTATCAAACGATGCAGCCGGAAAACATTTTGGCGATGAACGGGGCGATCGGAGCAAATTTTCTCACCTTGTTCTCGCTCGTCGCGCCTGGAGACGAAGTGATTGCCGTTCATCCGACGTATCAGCAAATTTATTCAGTTCCGGAGTCGTTCGGAGCGCGGGTCAAGCTGCTCAAACTTTTGCCGGAAAATGATTTTCTGCCTGATCTGGATGAGCTGCGCTCGCTCGTTACAGACAAGACTAAGCTGATCTGTATCAACAATCCGAACAATCCATCTGGAGCTTTGATGGGGGAAGGGTTGCTGCGAGAAATCGTAGAGATTGCCCGCTCCGTTGATGCCTACTTGCTGTGTGACGAGGTGTATCGAAATTTGCACCAAGACCCGGAGGTGGTGGTACCATCTATAGTCGACTTGTACGAAAAAGGGATTGCGACAAGCAGCATGTCCAAAGTGTTTTCATTGGCGGGCTTGCGTCTGGGATGGATTGCAGCGCCTCAGGATGTGATCAAAAGCTGCTTCCAGCACCGCGATTACACCACGATCAGCTGCGGAATGCTGGATGACATGCTGGCTGTCCATGCACTGAAAAACCGCGACAAGATTATGGAGCGCAATCTGAAGATCGTGCGGGACAATCTGGAGATTCTCGATGAGTGGGTGGCGAAGGAGCCGTTGGTCTCTTACGTCAAGCCGCAGGCAGGAACAACCGCGATGCTTAAGTACGAGCTGGATATCCCTTCGGAAGCGTTTTGTATCGACTTGTTTAAAACAACGGGGGCGTTTTTGACACCTGGCAGCTGCTTTGACATGGAAGGGTGGGTACGAATCGGGTACGCCTGCTCGACAGACGTGCTTCAAGCTGGTCTGGCAAAAGTATCGGAGTTTTTGGAGTCACGCAAATAA
- a CDS encoding ABC transporter substrate-binding protein, producing MKKRAKWSGILLSTVLVGSLLLSACGSQESAPAAGGQASGDSGKKDFTYAMSGVYKPFSFKENGQLTGFDVEIGQALAEKMGMNAVPITNPFETIIPGLDAKKYDAVIGSLTVTPERQKAVLFTNPYYRSGSQIFVQEGNTAIKSKEDLKGKKIGVVKASNYLDWAKKLTDEDKITQYDSDITALLDLPTGRLDAVITDQVVGLRFIKEGGGKVIDVGEPLSFDEQAIAVRLGDQEAVDRINKALDEIVKDGTYEKISQKWFGRNILQKQ from the coding sequence ATGAAAAAACGTGCAAAATGGTCCGGAATTTTGTTGTCCACTGTTCTAGTAGGCTCGTTGTTGCTCTCTGCTTGTGGATCACAGGAAAGTGCACCGGCAGCAGGTGGACAAGCTTCTGGGGATAGTGGAAAGAAAGATTTTACGTACGCGATGAGTGGCGTGTACAAGCCGTTTAGCTTCAAGGAAAACGGACAACTGACTGGCTTTGATGTAGAGATCGGACAAGCGCTGGCAGAAAAAATGGGCATGAACGCAGTACCGATCACCAACCCATTCGAAACAATCATCCCCGGTCTGGACGCGAAAAAATACGACGCTGTCATCGGGAGCTTGACTGTCACACCTGAACGTCAAAAAGCAGTTTTGTTCACCAATCCCTATTACCGATCCGGTTCGCAAATTTTCGTGCAAGAGGGCAATACAGCGATCAAGAGCAAAGAAGATTTGAAGGGCAAGAAGATCGGCGTCGTGAAAGCATCCAACTACTTGGATTGGGCGAAAAAGCTGACCGATGAAGACAAAATCACGCAGTATGATAGCGATATCACCGCTTTGCTCGACCTGCCGACAGGACGACTCGATGCAGTGATTACGGATCAGGTAGTAGGCTTGCGGTTCATTAAAGAAGGCGGCGGAAAAGTGATTGATGTAGGCGAACCGCTCAGCTTTGACGAGCAAGCAATCGCTGTGCGCTTGGGTGACCAGGAGGCTGTTGATCGGATCAACAAGGCGCTGGACGAGATCGTCAAGGACGGCACGTATGAGAAGATCAGCCAAAAATGGTTTGGTCGCAATATCCTGCAAAAACAGTGA
- a CDS encoding amino acid ABC transporter ATP-binding protein has protein sequence MIEVKQLVKSFGPLTVLKGVTLTVEEKEVVVLLGASGSGKSTLLRCLNFLEFYDSGEIRIGGQQIDPHKTNLNQFRAEVGMVFQHFNLFPHKTVLENLIEAPVHVKGMNAAEAKQLAYELLKKVNMQDKADVYPDMLSGGQKQRVAIARALAMKPKIMLFDEPTSALDPELVGEVLQVMKQLAKEGMTMIVVTHEMGFAREVADRAVFMHDGQILEQGPPSEFFENPQHERTKQFLGSIR, from the coding sequence ATGATTGAGGTTAAGCAGCTTGTCAAATCTTTTGGCCCGTTAACCGTGTTGAAGGGCGTTACGCTCACGGTGGAAGAAAAGGAAGTTGTCGTCTTGCTTGGAGCCAGTGGTTCAGGCAAAAGTACTTTGCTTCGATGTTTGAATTTTCTGGAATTTTATGACAGCGGAGAGATTCGAATCGGCGGTCAGCAGATTGATCCACACAAGACGAATCTGAATCAGTTCCGCGCCGAAGTCGGCATGGTTTTTCAGCACTTCAATCTGTTTCCGCACAAGACCGTTTTGGAAAACTTGATCGAGGCCCCTGTTCACGTCAAAGGGATGAATGCAGCAGAAGCCAAACAATTGGCGTACGAGCTCCTGAAAAAAGTGAATATGCAGGATAAGGCCGATGTCTACCCGGACATGCTCTCCGGTGGACAAAAGCAGCGGGTTGCCATCGCCCGGGCGCTTGCAATGAAACCGAAAATCATGCTATTTGATGAGCCTACCTCTGCACTCGATCCCGAGCTCGTCGGTGAAGTGCTACAGGTCATGAAGCAGCTCGCCAAAGAAGGAATGACGATGATTGTCGTGACACATGAAATGGGATTCGCTCGTGAAGTAGCAGATCGGGCGGTGTTCATGCACGATGGGCAAATCCTGGAGCAAGGACCGCCGAGTGAATTCTTTGAAAACCCGCAGCATGAGCGCACCAAGCAGTTTTTAGGCAGCATCCGCTAA
- a CDS encoding M20 metallopeptidase family protein, which produces MALCTPTLAQWAISERRYLHQYPELSGQEYQTAAYVRKYLQEWKMELLPCEPPNVVGILRGTDGKKTIALRADMDALPIVEEGEKPYLSKNEGVAHVCGHDGHTAILLAAAKWLSENRADVAPNVLFLFQSSEEMLPSGAQAIVRQGVIDDVDAVFGLHLWQPLEKGKIGISTGAMMASADDLRIVITGRGGHGSMPHETVDPIYVASQVINAIQAIVGRCVNPIEPAVISICRMEAGSTYNIIPNQAVLYGTLRAQSEKTRQLLARELKQKIEALCSAWGADGEVIVDWGTPPVVNDESMSRFVADVVTDIFGESSLAYVEPVMGGEDFSYYLERKPGSFIFIGMHGEKSSYPHHHPRFDIDEDVIPTAVELLIQLVKRF; this is translated from the coding sequence ATGGCACTTTGCACACCAACGCTTGCCCAATGGGCCATCAGTGAAAGGCGATACTTGCATCAATACCCAGAGCTGTCTGGTCAGGAGTATCAGACAGCGGCCTATGTTCGGAAGTATTTGCAGGAATGGAAAATGGAACTGCTCCCATGTGAGCCGCCGAATGTGGTCGGCATTTTGCGGGGGACGGATGGCAAGAAAACCATTGCGTTACGGGCGGATATGGATGCACTACCGATCGTTGAAGAGGGAGAGAAGCCTTATCTCTCGAAAAATGAAGGTGTCGCTCATGTATGCGGTCACGATGGACATACGGCCATTTTGCTAGCAGCAGCCAAATGGCTCTCGGAAAACCGCGCAGACGTAGCACCAAATGTGCTTTTTCTATTTCAATCCTCAGAAGAAATGCTTCCTAGTGGAGCGCAAGCTATCGTCCGTCAAGGTGTGATTGATGATGTGGACGCTGTCTTTGGGCTGCATCTCTGGCAGCCTCTTGAGAAAGGAAAGATCGGAATCAGTACAGGCGCGATGATGGCGTCTGCTGATGACCTGCGCATCGTCATAACCGGACGTGGAGGACACGGCTCGATGCCGCACGAAACCGTCGATCCGATCTATGTGGCAAGTCAGGTGATTAACGCGATCCAAGCAATCGTGGGTCGCTGCGTCAACCCAATCGAACCTGCGGTCATTTCCATCTGTCGGATGGAAGCTGGCTCGACCTATAACATCATTCCGAATCAGGCTGTATTATACGGAACGCTACGGGCGCAGTCGGAAAAGACAAGGCAGCTCTTGGCTCGCGAGCTGAAGCAGAAGATTGAGGCATTGTGTTCGGCATGGGGCGCGGATGGTGAAGTCATCGTGGATTGGGGGACACCACCTGTTGTCAACGATGAGTCTATGAGCCGATTCGTTGCTGACGTTGTAACTGATATATTTGGTGAGAGTTCTCTTGCTTATGTGGAGCCGGTTATGGGGGGCGAGGACTTTTCTTACTATTTGGAACGCAAGCCTGGCAGTTTTATTTTTATAGGAATGCATGGAGAAAAGAGCAGCTATCCCCACCATCATCCGCGTTTTGACATTGATGAGGATGTCATTCCGACCGCTGTTGAACTATTGATTCAATTAGTGAAAAGATTTTAA
- a CDS encoding ornithine cyclodeaminase family protein has protein sequence MFPFRVINQETTEDVLDMASVIEVVEQAYQMKSSQQATLFPLIFHEFVEGRADMDIKSGHLPQADIFGLKLVSWFGDNEKKGLPQLVGTVMVLDSQTGVPQGILSGEHITCMRTGAAGGIGAKYLARPESENLLIVGTGHQAPFQIMATLMTMKQIKQVYICNPRSAEKAQSFAAQIKDKLITKFVSKYAGEEYERYASRCDVEFIAVDNLEVATRQADIIITATPSREPMIQAEWVKPGTHITCIGADMEGKQEIDERLFAKARVFVDDIGQAVRVGETKVAVKKGLIAESDIEAEIGNVILGLADGRQSIEEITIFDSTGIAIQDLLTANHILKEADKRGVGTIVDL, from the coding sequence ATGTTTCCATTTCGCGTCATTAATCAGGAAACCACGGAAGATGTGCTGGATATGGCCAGCGTGATTGAAGTGGTTGAGCAAGCCTATCAAATGAAATCGAGTCAGCAGGCGACGTTGTTTCCGCTCATTTTTCATGAGTTCGTAGAGGGTAGAGCCGACATGGATATCAAATCTGGTCATTTGCCGCAAGCCGATATATTTGGACTCAAGCTCGTCTCGTGGTTCGGTGACAATGAGAAGAAAGGTCTGCCACAGTTAGTCGGAACTGTGATGGTCTTGGACAGCCAAACCGGCGTACCACAGGGAATTTTGAGTGGAGAGCACATTACTTGCATGCGAACGGGAGCCGCAGGCGGAATCGGTGCTAAATATTTGGCTCGCCCTGAATCAGAGAACCTGCTGATTGTAGGGACGGGGCATCAGGCTCCTTTTCAAATCATGGCGACCTTGATGACGATGAAGCAGATCAAGCAGGTTTACATTTGCAATCCGCGGTCCGCAGAAAAGGCGCAAAGCTTTGCCGCCCAAATCAAAGATAAGTTGATAACCAAATTCGTCTCCAAGTATGCAGGAGAAGAGTACGAGCGGTATGCCAGCCGTTGTGACGTGGAGTTCATCGCGGTGGACAATCTCGAAGTAGCAACAAGGCAAGCAGACATCATCATCACGGCAACCCCTTCACGCGAACCGATGATCCAAGCGGAGTGGGTGAAACCGGGTACGCATATCACCTGCATCGGGGCAGACATGGAAGGAAAACAGGAAATCGATGAACGGCTTTTTGCAAAAGCGCGCGTCTTTGTGGATGATATCGGGCAGGCAGTACGCGTGGGAGAGACAAAGGTAGCTGTAAAAAAAGGTTTGATAGCAGAGAGCGATATTGAAGCGGAAATCGGCAATGTTATCCTCGGACTTGCAGATGGAAGACAGAGCATCGAAGAGATTACGATTTTTGATAGTACGGGTATTGCGATCCAGGATTTGCTGACGGCTAACCACATTTTGAAAGAAGCAGATAAGCGCGGCGTAGGTACGATTGTCGATCTGTAG
- a CDS encoding IclR family transcriptional regulator: MVQSVERAMKIIRVLISDEKHAWPISELASATGLPISTLHRFLESMIQFGLVEQDPVTKHYKPGYTWMEIGFILHEKLNLRAVARPFMEELANEVEESIFLNVLAGADSMPIEKVESPLKIRIDENLGERIPLTIGAPSKIILAYLKKDAITKVVSAQLARDKQPSFLEQLSEAKKSGYAISYEEKTEGTMAVAAPIIGYGNQLVGALSINAPCFRVTENRLPLLIEKVKRQAATISARIGGA, translated from the coding sequence ATGGTTCAATCAGTCGAACGGGCGATGAAAATTATTCGGGTACTGATTTCAGACGAAAAACATGCTTGGCCGATTTCGGAGCTGGCGAGCGCAACGGGTCTACCAATCAGTACGCTCCACCGTTTTCTCGAATCCATGATCCAGTTCGGATTGGTTGAGCAAGACCCAGTCACCAAGCATTACAAGCCGGGATATACATGGATGGAAATCGGTTTTATCCTGCATGAAAAGTTAAACCTGCGAGCTGTGGCGCGACCTTTCATGGAGGAGCTGGCGAACGAAGTCGAGGAGAGCATTTTCCTTAACGTCTTGGCTGGTGCGGATTCGATGCCGATCGAAAAAGTAGAAAGTCCACTGAAAATACGCATAGACGAGAACCTGGGGGAGCGGATTCCTCTCACAATCGGCGCCCCTAGCAAAATCATTCTCGCGTATTTGAAGAAAGATGCGATTACGAAAGTCGTTTCCGCCCAGCTTGCGCGAGACAAGCAGCCGTCATTTTTGGAGCAGCTGAGTGAAGCCAAGAAAAGTGGCTATGCGATCAGCTACGAGGAGAAGACGGAAGGCACCATGGCAGTCGCCGCTCCGATCATCGGCTACGGAAATCAACTCGTCGGAGCGCTCTCGATCAATGCCCCGTGCTTTCGGGTGACAGAGAATCGATTGCCCCTACTCATCGAAAAAGTAAAGCGCCAAGCCGCGACGATTTCGGCAAGAATCGGCGGAGCATAA
- a CDS encoding amino acid ABC transporter permease, with translation MIVDIFLSSYPLFLKATWLTVQLTAVALMLGCVVGLVIAFFRISDSKVLNYIAHVYITVIRGTPLIVQICILYFGLANMVTLSQFWAGAIALAVHNGAYIAEIFRGAIQSIDRGQMEASRSLGMSYPLAMRRIILPQAFRRAIPSLGNQFIIGLKDSSLVAYVGMQDLWGTGLGEAASNYKQLETYMVVGLYYLVLIMIFSYFVNKLEARLARGKAPNKQTKDNTSVAA, from the coding sequence GTGATTGTTGATATTTTTTTATCCAGTTATCCCCTTTTTCTAAAAGCGACATGGCTCACGGTTCAATTGACCGCAGTTGCTCTGATGCTCGGTTGTGTGGTAGGTCTTGTCATTGCCTTTTTCCGGATATCCGATTCTAAAGTATTGAACTACATCGCACACGTGTACATTACCGTCATTCGCGGAACGCCATTGATCGTACAAATTTGTATTCTGTACTTCGGCTTGGCGAATATGGTCACGCTGTCACAGTTTTGGGCAGGGGCCATCGCGCTGGCCGTTCATAACGGCGCGTATATTGCAGAAATCTTCCGAGGCGCCATCCAGTCAATCGATCGCGGGCAGATGGAGGCTTCCCGATCACTCGGCATGTCGTATCCGTTGGCGATGCGCAGAATTATTTTGCCGCAGGCGTTCCGGCGGGCAATCCCATCGCTTGGCAATCAGTTTATTATCGGGTTGAAGGATTCATCGCTGGTCGCTTACGTAGGGATGCAGGATTTATGGGGAACGGGTCTCGGTGAAGCAGCTTCCAATTACAAGCAGCTGGAGACGTACATGGTGGTAGGTTTGTACTATCTCGTGCTGATCATGATCTTCTCGTATTTCGTGAACAAGCTGGAAGCAAGGCTTGCCAGAGGAAAAGCCCCCAATAAACAAACGAAAGATAACACGAGTGTTGCAGCGTAA